The following are encoded together in the Coprobacter tertius genome:
- a CDS encoding quinone-dependent dihydroorotate dehydrogenase yields MYKSIIKPLLFKIEPEKMHNLLIKGLKTYENLSFIRTYVRNHYKAPLDLFISNGLTFTNRIGLSAGFDKTGEIYDKLADFGFGFIEIGTITPSPQTGNASPRIFRLPKYESIISRTGFNNPGYKILNQRIDKADRPYVLGININKDPASEKQDAARDIILLYKNLSVKADYFTINFTSFTDENLQFMLEGLKNYRNEQNSIRPVLLKIPADMNENDLDKVLKLIAETNLNGIIACGPTQDRSEIKNYTLSELDKIGPGGVSGRGIGDKSLHIVKYLRNKAGKNFLIIGAGGIMNQEDALKMREAGADLIQIYSAFIYSGPDIIKKITKKYNERKI; encoded by the coding sequence ATGTATAAATCGATCATCAAGCCATTGTTATTTAAAATAGAACCGGAAAAAATGCACAATCTGTTAATTAAAGGATTAAAAACATACGAAAATCTATCCTTTATTCGTACATACGTACGTAATCATTATAAAGCGCCACTCGATTTATTCATTTCCAACGGGCTTACATTCACAAACAGAATCGGTTTATCGGCCGGATTCGATAAAACAGGAGAGATTTACGACAAATTGGCCGATTTCGGATTCGGATTTATCGAAATCGGTACCATTACTCCTTCCCCCCAAACAGGAAATGCGTCACCTCGTATTTTTCGCCTTCCAAAATACGAATCTATCATTTCGCGAACAGGATTCAACAACCCGGGATATAAAATATTGAACCAACGTATAGACAAAGCAGACAGACCATATGTTTTAGGTATTAATATAAACAAAGATCCCGCATCGGAAAAGCAGGATGCCGCACGCGATATCATTTTACTCTATAAAAATCTGTCGGTAAAAGCTGATTATTTTACGATAAATTTTACTTCGTTTACAGACGAAAATCTACAATTCATGTTAGAAGGATTAAAAAATTACAGGAATGAACAAAATAGTATCCGGCCTGTTCTGTTGAAAATACCCGCTGATATGAATGAAAACGACCTCGACAAAGTGTTAAAGCTTATCGCCGAAACAAATCTTAACGGAATAATCGCCTGCGGCCCCACACAAGACCGTTCTGAAATAAAAAATTACACTCTTTCTGAACTGGATAAGATAGGCCCGGGGGGAGTTAGTGGAAGAGGGATAGGCGATAAATCGTTACACATCGTAAAATATTTACGTAATAAGGCGGGAAAAAATTTTCTTATTATCGGAGCCGGAGGAATCATGAATCAGGAAGACGCCTTAAAAATGAGAGAAGCAGGAGCAGATCTTATACAAATCTATTCCGCATTCATATATTCCGGACCCGATATTATAAAAAAGATTACGAAGAAATACAATGAACGAAAAATATAA
- a CDS encoding ligand-binding sensor domain-containing protein has product MNSNGKIVIITLILILGTLLSKASEYKMEQFRFNRELPSKSVRCITQDQQGLIWIGTNDWISYYDGYKITNLPVPENMEKGGLSKRIYCIQSDSHDNIWFGTPLGVYIYNKKKETIDQLYPDKDKLRNKSNVIYSIALSPDKKIFLGTRNGIFVYNESRNNLELFTHFAYHTEFKEATKSERIAKKIYFDKLGLLWIGTEGNGIVMINLKDNSRSHYRHILGQGNGLPSNFIEDIYEDRFGNLWVTTNNGLARYQRSENIFENYNKYGISGLISSITDDGDRSLLLGSDNGLIQYDRSNQHISRIKNIPENDRSLPSNDVRCLYKDRSGAIWTGTSKGICKINDEPDFPIYRNIPGDNNSLKYNNLSFIQADTTGNILWIGSGKSDIDRYDLNTQTFSHFQLRGNEGQLPSYINTGLLTQDKMLLVGTDTGLFKLDTKTGISEFFNFSSEKNIPLENIYTMLETNQGDIWFGILDKGLYRFDNKTGKFRHIPVSENNDKKDIFTNIKVLFEDSQNKIWMVFYQGGVGRYNPETTDTELYDYKNTNGDLPDNIVWDIIELNDGRILFATASGITFFDPEKNKFEQDTYINNIINGSVLSAIQDDRGIIWLGTEQGILKLNLKNKDIIRFSESDGLQSNIFNYQVKAKIGAFLFFGGNNGFNMIDSESQNPSSFTSIPSILNISKNNKYLNIRKLPIKNGLPCLNINTSDQNYSISFSNYSYIKEWRNRFQYKIIPYDTIWNWVGLGKNKFTLPKLPAGKYTLVLKGSNVNGKWSNPENVLLIEVTSIWTTIMLISLVIFIALLSTFYLLNLKYPKFYKKYNRIRIKNKTGIRKQKITDSAFLKTPDEKTQKIIDELFVLMEEKHIYLNKRLNKAQLAATLKLTELQLASILKDYIGKGFNDFINYYRVKAVKEKLKDPAYKDITLVAIGEECGFNSKTSFYRVFKDLTGITPAEYLEKLQD; this is encoded by the coding sequence ATGAATTCGAACGGAAAAATCGTTATAATAACCCTAATTCTTATTCTGGGGACCCTTCTTTCGAAGGCTTCGGAATATAAGATGGAACAATTCAGATTTAACCGGGAACTGCCTTCAAAATCGGTACGATGCATTACTCAAGATCAACAAGGACTTATTTGGATAGGTACCAACGACTGGATTTCTTATTACGATGGATATAAAATAACAAATCTGCCAGTTCCTGAGAATATGGAAAAAGGAGGACTGTCGAAACGTATCTATTGCATACAAAGCGATAGTCACGATAATATATGGTTCGGGACTCCTTTGGGTGTTTACATCTATAACAAAAAGAAAGAAACGATCGACCAGTTGTATCCCGATAAAGACAAGTTGAGAAATAAAAGTAATGTAATCTACAGCATCGCACTCTCTCCCGATAAAAAAATATTTTTAGGCACGCGTAACGGAATTTTTGTTTATAACGAATCCCGGAACAATCTCGAACTTTTTACCCATTTCGCCTATCATACCGAATTTAAGGAAGCGACAAAAAGCGAACGTATCGCAAAAAAAATATATTTCGATAAACTGGGATTACTTTGGATAGGCACCGAAGGAAACGGAATCGTTATGATAAACCTCAAAGATAACTCTCGATCTCACTACCGGCACATACTCGGCCAGGGAAACGGACTTCCCAGTAATTTTATCGAAGATATCTATGAAGATCGATTCGGAAATTTATGGGTTACGACAAACAACGGGTTAGCCCGCTATCAAAGAAGTGAGAATATATTTGAGAATTATAATAAATACGGCATCAGTGGACTCATCTCGTCTATTACCGACGACGGCGACCGATCTCTTCTGTTAGGATCCGATAACGGCCTTATACAATATGACAGAAGCAATCAACATATAAGTCGAATTAAAAATATACCCGAAAATGACAGAAGTTTACCCAGCAACGATGTACGGTGCCTGTATAAAGACCGTTCGGGAGCAATCTGGACAGGGACTTCAAAAGGTATCTGCAAAATAAACGATGAACCCGACTTTCCCATCTACAGGAATATACCCGGCGACAATAATTCTCTGAAGTATAACAACCTTTCGTTTATTCAGGCTGATACTACCGGAAATATTTTATGGATAGGATCGGGCAAATCGGACATAGATCGCTACGATCTGAATACGCAAACATTCAGTCATTTTCAACTTAGAGGTAACGAAGGGCAATTACCAAGCTACATAAACACTGGATTACTTACGCAGGATAAAATGTTACTGGTAGGTACCGACACCGGATTATTCAAATTGGATACGAAAACAGGCATTTCAGAATTTTTCAATTTCAGCTCCGAAAAAAATATTCCCCTTGAAAATATATATACTATGCTGGAAACAAACCAAGGAGATATATGGTTCGGGATACTCGATAAAGGGCTATACCGGTTTGATAACAAGACGGGAAAATTCAGACACATTCCAGTTTCGGAAAACAATGACAAAAAAGATATTTTTACCAATATAAAAGTTTTGTTCGAAGATTCACAGAATAAAATATGGATGGTTTTTTATCAGGGAGGGGTCGGTCGCTATAATCCGGAAACAACGGATACCGAACTCTATGATTACAAAAATACAAACGGAGATTTACCCGATAATATAGTATGGGACATAATAGAATTGAACGACGGCAGAATTCTATTTGCAACAGCATCGGGCATCACTTTTTTCGATCCGGAGAAAAACAAGTTCGAACAAGACACCTATATCAATAATATCATCAATGGTTCTGTATTATCGGCAATACAAGACGATCGCGGCATCATCTGGTTAGGTACAGAACAAGGAATCCTCAAACTCAATTTAAAGAATAAAGATATTATCCGATTTTCAGAATCTGACGGTTTGCAAAGCAATATATTCAATTATCAGGTAAAAGCTAAAATCGGGGCATTCCTTTTTTTCGGCGGCAATAACGGCTTTAATATGATCGATTCCGAATCACAGAATCCCTCATCTTTCACATCAATCCCCTCGATCCTGAATATCTCCAAGAACAACAAATATCTAAACATCAGGAAACTGCCGATAAAAAACGGGCTACCATGCCTTAATATCAATACGTCGGATCAGAATTATTCTATTTCCTTCTCGAATTATTCATATATAAAAGAATGGAGAAACCGTTTTCAATACAAGATAATACCTTATGATACCATTTGGAACTGGGTAGGTCTGGGAAAAAATAAATTTACCCTGCCGAAACTTCCTGCGGGTAAATATACTTTGGTTCTAAAGGGTTCTAACGTGAATGGGAAATGGAGTAATCCCGAGAATGTACTTCTGATAGAAGTAACCTCGATATGGACAACTATTATGCTTATATCGCTGGTTATTTTTATCGCTTTACTTTCGACTTTTTATTTGCTGAACCTTAAATACCCGAAATTTTATAAAAAATACAACCGGATAAGAATAAAAAATAAAACCGGAATACGAAAACAAAAAATAACAGACTCTGCATTCTTAAAAACTCCTGACGAAAAAACACAAAAAATCATCGATGAGCTTTTTGTACTTATGGAAGAAAAGCATATCTATTTAAATAAACGATTAAATAAAGCCCAACTTGCCGCAACACTGAAATTAACGGAATTGCAACTGGCATCGATTTTGAAAGATTATATCGGAAAAGGGTTTAACGATTTTATAAATTATTATCGTGTAAAAGCCGTAAAAGAAAAACTAAAAGATCCGGCCTATAAAGATATTACTCTTGTGGCTATCGGAGAAGAATGCGGTTTTAATTCGAAAACTTCTTTTTACAGAGTATTTAAAGATCTCACCGGAATTACTCCGGCAGAATACCTTGAAAAACTACAGGATTAA
- a CDS encoding RNA polymerase sigma-70 factor, with amino-acid sequence MTDFSNDIELLKEIRLGNEMAFSYLFRYYYPRLRGYASRFIDDEETVRDIIQECFLKLWEKREILSAISVTSLLFAMVRNGCINYLKHVSVVEKHRIEYLARIDGEERLYYADFVFDPDNNLLYNELQDQIKLVIGQLPGRCREVFLLSRFSGLKNKEIAEKLQISLTAVEKHITKALCIFSKHFKDKYPVDIYIIIIAWLIYGK; translated from the coding sequence ATGACAGATTTCTCGAATGATATCGAATTACTGAAAGAAATACGATTGGGAAATGAAATGGCATTCTCTTATCTCTTCCGGTATTATTATCCGCGATTGCGAGGATATGCCTCTCGTTTTATAGATGATGAAGAAACGGTGCGTGATATTATTCAGGAATGTTTTCTTAAACTTTGGGAAAAGCGGGAGATCCTTTCCGCCATATCGGTAACCTCATTGCTTTTTGCGATGGTGCGTAACGGGTGTATTAATTATTTGAAGCATGTTTCGGTAGTCGAGAAGCATCGTATCGAGTATTTAGCTCGAATCGATGGTGAAGAACGACTCTATTATGCCGATTTTGTTTTCGATCCAGACAATAATTTGTTGTATAATGAATTGCAGGATCAGATAAAGTTGGTAATAGGGCAATTACCCGGGCGTTGCCGTGAGGTATTTTTACTGAGTCGTTTTAGCGGGTTGAAAAATAAAGAAATTGCTGAAAAGTTACAGATATCGTTAACAGCTGTCGAAAAGCATATTACTAAAGCGCTTTGTATTTTTTCTAAACATTTTAAAGATAAATATCCTGTCGATATATATATAATAATTATAGCCTGGTTAATTTACGGTAAATAA
- a CDS encoding FecR family protein, whose amino-acid sequence MKEDINVRNIAIQYFNGNISAADEAQLYVFVNGSEKNLLQFRLWEKEWKQTNTGNELVQDEWKQLRRRMRIQAAVVPLVSSPRLFSWRVIAAIVVLIILTMGGTWEISESYFLRNQDRMAVFEAPYGEKSKVTLVDGTVVWLNSGSILKYSAQYGKRGRLVELVGEGYFDVAKKENQTFMVKTRGYDIVVKGTKFDVSAYPEDAYVTTTLIEGSVCVQYKNREIGMKPGESVKLHVSSGEITRLQVDAVKSRAWSENRVEFDDITLKELAARLSRQYDVNIRVKSEKIGNLRFSVSLRNRETIDEVMEALQKIIPIKVERRGKEIYIET is encoded by the coding sequence ATGAAAGAGGATATAAATGTTCGTAATATAGCCATACAGTATTTTAACGGTAACATCTCGGCTGCCGATGAGGCACAGTTATATGTTTTTGTGAACGGTTCGGAAAAGAATCTTTTGCAATTTCGTTTGTGGGAGAAAGAATGGAAACAAACAAATACCGGTAATGAGCTTGTACAAGATGAATGGAAACAGTTGCGTCGCAGAATGCGTATACAAGCTGCCGTTGTACCACTGGTATCGTCTCCCCGGTTATTTAGTTGGAGGGTAATAGCTGCTATAGTCGTGCTTATTATACTTACAATGGGTGGAACATGGGAAATCAGCGAATCATATTTCCTGCGTAATCAGGATCGGATGGCTGTTTTCGAGGCACCGTATGGGGAAAAAAGTAAAGTAACGCTTGTCGACGGAACAGTCGTATGGCTTAATTCAGGGTCTATCCTGAAATATTCGGCACAATATGGCAAGCGGGGGCGTTTGGTTGAGTTAGTTGGAGAAGGCTATTTCGACGTGGCAAAGAAAGAAAACCAAACTTTCATGGTGAAAACTCGGGGATATGATATTGTTGTTAAAGGTACAAAATTCGATGTATCGGCTTATCCCGAAGATGCATATGTAACGACTACGCTTATAGAAGGATCTGTTTGTGTGCAATACAAAAACCGGGAGATAGGTATGAAGCCGGGCGAGTCGGTAAAACTCCATGTGAGTTCAGGGGAAATTACACGTTTGCAGGTAGATGCGGTTAAATCGAGGGCATGGTCTGAAAACCGGGTCGAATTCGATGATATAACACTGAAAGAACTGGCGGCTCGTCTTTCCCGGCAATATGATGTGAATATACGTGTAAAATCTGAAAAGATAGGGAATTTGAGGTTTAGCGTATCCCTTCGGAATCGGGAGACCATAGATGAAGTAATGGAGGCTTTGCAAAAAATTATTCCGATTAAAGTAGAACGCAGAGGGAAAGAAATATATATCGAAACATAA